One Cytobacillus sp. FSL H8-0458 DNA segment encodes these proteins:
- a CDS encoding TetR/AcrR family transcriptional regulator, with protein sequence MKKREVQASVKDERLVKKRRDQMIKGAVTLFIQKGFHRTTTREIAKASGFSIGTLYEYIRTKEDVLYLVCDSIYDQVAERLQKGLDTKQGTLESLKQGIADYFKVVDEMQDEVLVMYQEVKALTKDALPYVLKKEIEMVGMFEHVITLCVENGELDLPEEKIKMIAHNIFVQGQMWAFRRWSLQKMYSIEEYIQLQTNLLFQGIKDSGKVSEKA encoded by the coding sequence ATGAAAAAACGAGAAGTGCAGGCTTCTGTTAAAGATGAGCGTCTTGTCAAAAAAAGACGCGATCAGATGATCAAAGGTGCCGTCACCCTTTTTATCCAAAAAGGGTTCCATCGTACAACAACTAGAGAGATCGCAAAGGCATCTGGTTTTAGTATTGGAACGCTTTATGAATACATCCGGACAAAAGAAGACGTCCTTTACCTGGTTTGCGACAGCATTTACGACCAGGTCGCCGAGCGGCTTCAAAAAGGCCTTGATACAAAACAGGGCACACTTGAGAGCCTGAAACAGGGCATCGCCGATTACTTCAAAGTGGTCGACGAAATGCAGGATGAGGTGCTTGTCATGTACCAGGAAGTAAAGGCGCTGACAAAAGACGCCCTTCCATATGTGCTCAAGAAAGAAATTGAAATGGTTGGCATGTTCGAGCATGTCATTACCCTTTGCGTGGAGAACGGAGAACTGGACCTGCCGGAGGAAAAAATCAAAATGATCGCCCATAACATTTTTGTCCAGGGGCAAATGTGGGCATTTCGCCGCTGGTCCCTGCAGAAAATGTACAGCATTGAGGAGTATATCCAGCTGCAGACCAATCTTCTTTTCCAGGGGATAAAGGATTCGGGTAAGGTCTCGGAAAAAGCTTAA
- a CDS encoding acyl-CoA dehydrogenase has protein sequence MNFQLSEEHEMIRKMVRDFARNEVAPTAAERDEEERFDREIFDKMAELGLTGIPWPEEYGGIGSDYLAYCIAVEELSRVCASTGVTLSAHTSLAGWPIFKFGNEEQKQKYLKPMAQGEKIGAYGLTEPGSGSDAGGMRTTARLEGGHYVLNGSKIFITNGGIADIYVVFALTDSSSKHKGTTAFIVEAGFEGFSVGKKEKKLGIRSSPTTEIIFEECKVPVENVLGNVGEGFKVAMMTLDGGRNGIAAQAVGIAQGALDASIEYAKERHQFGKPIAAQQGIGFKLADMATSIEASRLLTYQAAWLESEGLPYGKESAMSKLLAGDTAMKVTTDAVQIFGGYGYTKDYPVERFMRDAKITQIYEGTQEIQRLVISRMVTK, from the coding sequence ATGAATTTCCAATTAAGTGAAGAGCATGAAATGATCAGAAAAATGGTGCGCGATTTTGCCAGGAACGAAGTGGCTCCGACAGCTGCAGAACGTGACGAAGAAGAACGCTTTGACAGAGAGATTTTTGACAAAATGGCGGAGCTTGGCTTAACAGGGATTCCGTGGCCTGAAGAGTACGGCGGAATCGGCAGTGATTACCTGGCTTACTGCATCGCAGTTGAAGAGCTTTCCAGAGTGTGTGCATCTACAGGTGTAACTCTTTCTGCCCATACTTCCCTTGCAGGCTGGCCGATCTTCAAGTTCGGCAACGAAGAGCAAAAGCAAAAGTACTTAAAGCCAATGGCACAAGGTGAAAAAATAGGCGCATACGGACTTACTGAGCCGGGCAGCGGTTCTGACGCCGGCGGAATGAGAACGACAGCACGTCTTGAGGGCGGTCATTACGTCTTAAACGGCAGCAAAATATTCATCACAAACGGCGGAATCGCAGATATCTATGTCGTGTTTGCCCTGACAGATTCATCCTCCAAGCATAAAGGAACAACAGCGTTCATCGTGGAAGCAGGCTTTGAAGGCTTCTCTGTCGGCAAGAAGGAAAAGAAATTGGGAATTCGTTCATCACCTACAACTGAGATTATTTTTGAAGAGTGCAAGGTTCCGGTTGAGAACGTGCTTGGCAATGTAGGCGAAGGCTTCAAAGTTGCCATGATGACACTTGATGGCGGCCGCAACGGCATCGCTGCTCAGGCAGTCGGAATCGCTCAGGGTGCACTGGATGCTTCCATCGAATACGCTAAAGAACGCCACCAATTCGGCAAGCCGATCGCTGCCCAGCAGGGAATCGGCTTTAAGCTTGCAGACATGGCAACAAGCATCGAAGCTTCAAGACTATTAACTTACCAGGCAGCATGGCTGGAATCAGAAGGACTTCCATACGGAAAAGAATCTGCCATGTCCAAACTTCTTGCGGGTGACACGGCCATGAAAGTAACAACAGATGCCGTTCAAATCTTTGGCGGCTACGGATATACAAAGGACTACCCGGTAGAACGCTTCATGCGCGACGCCAAAATCACGCAAATCTACGAAGGCACACAGGAAATACAGCGTCTTGTAATCTCTCGTATGGTAACGAAATAA
- a CDS encoding acyl-CoA dehydrogenase, translated as MNLRFTEEQEMMRKMVRGFAQAEIAPFVEKMEQGVFPREILRKMGELGLMGIPIPEKYGGSEMDFTSYIIAIHELSRVSATVGVILSVHTSVGTNPILYFGTEEQKQKYIPKLASGEYLGSFCLTEPSAGSDAGSLKSRAVKDGDQYIINGSKVFITNAGEADVYIVFASTSPELGSKGISAFIVEKDTPGLVFGKDEHKMGLHGSRTLQLTFEDMRVPAENLLGNEGEGFKIAMANLDAGRIGIASQALGIAEAAFEAAAGYAKERVQFGKPIAAQQGVGFKLADMATSVEAAKLLIYRAADMRQRGIKCGLEASMAKLFASKTAVDVTTEAIQVFGGYGYTEDYPVERYFRDAKITEIYEGTSEIQRIVISKQL; from the coding sequence ATGAACCTGAGATTTACAGAAGAGCAGGAAATGATGAGAAAAATGGTGCGCGGCTTTGCACAGGCAGAAATCGCCCCTTTTGTTGAAAAAATGGAGCAGGGCGTGTTCCCGAGGGAGATTCTCCGCAAAATGGGCGAGCTGGGCCTGATGGGGATTCCCATTCCTGAAAAATACGGCGGATCGGAAATGGACTTTACATCTTACATTATCGCCATCCATGAACTGTCACGCGTAAGTGCGACGGTTGGCGTCATTTTATCGGTTCACACATCGGTTGGAACAAACCCAATCCTTTATTTCGGTACGGAAGAGCAAAAGCAGAAATATATTCCCAAGCTTGCTTCAGGGGAGTATCTCGGTTCTTTTTGCCTCACGGAACCGAGCGCAGGCTCGGATGCCGGAAGCTTAAAGTCCCGTGCCGTAAAAGATGGAGATCAATACATTATCAATGGCTCTAAAGTATTTATTACGAATGCCGGCGAAGCCGACGTATATATCGTATTTGCATCCACAAGTCCGGAGCTTGGCAGCAAAGGCATCTCAGCTTTCATTGTCGAGAAGGATACGCCAGGCCTTGTATTTGGGAAAGATGAGCACAAAATGGGTCTGCACGGCTCAAGAACGCTGCAGCTGACATTTGAAGATATGCGGGTTCCGGCTGAAAATCTCCTTGGCAATGAAGGAGAGGGCTTCAAGATTGCGATGGCTAATCTGGATGCCGGACGGATCGGGATTGCTTCACAGGCACTTGGAATCGCAGAAGCGGCTTTTGAAGCAGCCGCGGGTTATGCAAAGGAACGTGTACAGTTCGGCAAGCCGATCGCCGCTCAGCAGGGTGTCGGTTTTAAGCTTGCAGACATGGCAACAAGCGTTGAAGCAGCAAAACTATTAATCTATCGTGCTGCAGACATGCGCCAGCGCGGCATCAAGTGCGGACTTGAAGCCTCCATGGCAAAGCTGTTTGCATCCAAAACGGCAGTGGACGTGACAACAGAGGCCATCCAGGTATTCGGCGGCTATGGGTACACAGAGGATTACCCGGTTGAGCGCTACTTCCGCGATGCGAAAATTACCGAAATCTATGAAGGCACAAGTGAAATTCAGCGTATTGTCATCAGCAAACAGCTGTAA
- a CDS encoding 3-hydroxybutyryl-CoA dehydrogenase, with product MKVKNIMVIGAGQMGSGIAQVCAQAGYSVILNDLKPEFVERGLAVIKKNLSRQVEKERMTADEMEAVLKNVTASSDLQDAKNVELVIEAAVENMEIKTKIFSQLDDIAPEHAILASNTSSLPITEIAAATKRPEKVIGMHFMNPVPVMKLVEIIRGLATADEVYQTIEDITKTLKKVPVEVNDFPGFVSNRILMPMINEAIFTLYEGVATKEAIDEVMKLGMNHPMGPLTLADFIGLDTCLYIMETLHEGFGDDKYRPCPLLRKYVKAGWLGKKTGRGFYVYE from the coding sequence ATGAAAGTAAAAAACATTATGGTAATCGGCGCTGGACAAATGGGTTCAGGAATCGCGCAGGTTTGTGCACAGGCAGGCTATAGCGTCATCTTAAATGACTTAAAGCCGGAGTTTGTGGAACGCGGCCTTGCTGTAATTAAAAAGAACCTATCCCGCCAGGTGGAAAAAGAGCGCATGACAGCGGACGAGATGGAAGCAGTACTGAAAAATGTAACCGCTTCAAGTGACCTGCAGGACGCCAAAAACGTGGAGCTCGTCATCGAAGCAGCGGTTGAAAACATGGAGATCAAAACGAAGATCTTCAGCCAGCTCGATGATATTGCACCAGAGCATGCGATTCTGGCAAGCAACACGTCATCCCTTCCGATTACAGAAATCGCAGCCGCAACAAAACGTCCGGAAAAAGTAATCGGCATGCATTTTATGAACCCGGTGCCGGTGATGAAGCTTGTGGAAATCATCCGGGGCCTTGCGACTGCTGACGAAGTGTATCAAACGATTGAAGACATCACGAAGACACTCAAGAAAGTGCCGGTTGAAGTAAATGATTTCCCAGGATTCGTATCCAACCGCATCCTGATGCCGATGATCAATGAAGCAATCTTTACGCTTTATGAAGGGGTCGCGACAAAAGAGGCCATTGATGAAGTGATGAAGCTTGGCATGAACCATCCAATGGGGCCGCTGACTTTAGCTGACTTTATTGGACTCGACACATGCCTGTATATTATGGAAACCCTTCATGAAGGCTTTGGCGATGATAAATACCGTCCATGCCCGCTGTTAAGAAAATATGTAAAAGCCGGCTGGCTTGGCAAAAAGACAGGCAGAGGCTTCTACGTTTACGAATAA
- a CDS encoding acetyl-CoA C-acetyltransferase, with protein MGKTVILSGVRTPFGKFAGGLSSYTASDLGGFAVKEALNRAGVNPEDVDEVILGTVLQGGQGQIPSRQAARKAGLPWEVKTETINKVCASGMRSVTLGDQIIRAGDEEVIVAGGMESMSNAPYILPKARWGLRMGDSTVKDLMVHDGLSCSFTGVHMGTYGNSTAKEFEISREEQDNWALRSHERALAAIESGKLAEEIVPVEVPQRKGDPVVVSQDESPRKDTSLEKLAKLGSVFNSDGTITAGNAPGVNDGAAALVLMSEERAEREGKEPEAYILGHTALAVEAKDFPQTPGIVINALLKKTGKTLEEIDLFEINEAFAAVALTSGKIAGLDAEKVNVNGGAVALGHPIGASGARIILTLMHELKRRGGGIGIAAICSGGGQGDAVMIEVPKQ; from the coding sequence CTTAGCGGAGTGAGAACACCTTTTGGAAAATTTGCCGGAGGGCTCAGCAGCTATACAGCTTCTGATCTTGGCGGATTTGCAGTTAAAGAAGCACTGAACCGTGCCGGCGTTAACCCGGAGGATGTCGACGAAGTGATTCTCGGAACCGTTCTCCAGGGAGGACAGGGGCAAATCCCTTCACGCCAGGCTGCCAGAAAAGCAGGATTGCCATGGGAAGTGAAAACAGAAACGATCAATAAAGTGTGTGCTTCCGGCATGCGAAGCGTCACATTAGGGGATCAGATTATTCGCGCGGGTGACGAGGAAGTAATTGTAGCCGGCGGCATGGAGTCCATGAGCAACGCGCCATACATTCTGCCAAAAGCACGCTGGGGCTTGCGCATGGGTGATTCAACGGTCAAGGATTTAATGGTTCACGACGGTTTAAGCTGCAGCTTCACAGGCGTCCATATGGGAACGTACGGAAACTCGACAGCGAAAGAATTCGAAATCAGCCGTGAAGAGCAGGACAACTGGGCACTGAGAAGCCATGAACGTGCGCTTGCTGCAATTGAGTCCGGCAAACTGGCAGAAGAAATTGTTCCGGTGGAAGTTCCGCAGCGAAAAGGGGACCCGGTCGTTGTTTCTCAGGATGAGTCGCCTCGTAAAGATACTTCTTTAGAAAAGCTCGCTAAGCTTGGATCTGTCTTCAACTCCGACGGAACGATCACTGCCGGTAATGCGCCTGGCGTTAACGATGGGGCAGCGGCATTGGTATTGATGAGCGAAGAACGTGCAGAACGAGAGGGCAAAGAACCGGAAGCTTATATTCTAGGCCATACAGCTCTTGCGGTGGAAGCCAAAGACTTCCCGCAGACACCGGGCATTGTCATTAATGCCCTTTTGAAAAAGACAGGAAAAACCCTGGAAGAGATTGACCTTTTTGAAATAAATGAAGCATTTGCGGCCGTAGCTCTCACCAGCGGAAAAATTGCCGGACTTGATGCAGAAAAAGTAAACGTCAACGGCGGGGCAGTGGCACTCGGTCACCCAATAGGAGCGAGCGGAGCAAGAATCATTCTGACCCTGATGCACGAACTGAAGCGCCGAGGAGGCGGAATCGGCATTGCGGCCATCTGCAGCGGCGGCGGCCAGGGCGATGCGGTGATGATTGAGGTTCCGAAGCAGTAA